The sequence TGTTCTCCTCttcgccatggcaacagtagGTCACAGCCAGCCCCTGAGTGCCTACAAATGAAAATTTAAGCCTGATTAGAACCCATTCACATAGCAGGAAAGGATAAGGGGGGGAATGAGTTGTGCGAGCAGGGACagcaggtgcacacacacacacacacacacacacactctgacaatGTGTGCAAGCTAATTACATTCTGTTTCTGAGACAATGCACAAGTAAAACAAGGTAATTCTAATGAAATGCAGATCATTAGGAGACTATTGACCTTGCCAGGTGGGGTCAAACCTGCTAATACTCCAGAGACTCAAGCTAATCTTCCAAATGGTGTTAAATGTGGTCACAAAGAAGCAGGAAATGCTCTCTGGTCAAGCAATATGAAGCAACAAAAAGGTGAGAGAAAGCGTTTTTATACAAATTATAACACCAGGAGAGAACAAAAGATGCTTGTGCTGCACCAGTGTAAAATGTCattgaacataaacacaggttATGTCTGTTTAGTGTGACAATCAATTCTGGTTTGTTTAAATTGATTGTCTTTAAAACAACTGAATAAGAAGTGTTCAAAATAATTCTCAGTCGAGTCAGTGGACGAAAAAGATTTAAGCCTTGAGTGACATacaccacacatacactccCCCTGTTCATTGTCACCTGTCATGTATCAAGGCGGCCTAACTGGCTAAATGTGACAAGGTGTACATGCTGAATATTAAGTAACGCTGCTTGCTGCTGCCTGTGATTGCTCGCTTCTACTAAATAAAACTGTATCAGAGACTAACCGAAGCGGCCAGCCCGTCCAATTCGGTGCATATAGGTTTCCCAGTCCTGCGGCACATCCAGGTTAATCACCAGGTTTACTTTCTCTGCATCTATACCTCTGGAAGTctgacagggaaaaaaaaaaaacaacaaggatCAGAAAAGAGAAACTGACTGATGCGCGTGATGGATGACATATGAAACACAGCATGATGGAAGATGCGTGCGTCTTACCAGGTCAGTGGAGATGAGCACTCTGCATTGATACTGCTTCAGTTTTGACATGGCCTCCAGTCTCTGGTCCTGACTCAGACCACCTGTACAGGTCACATGACGGTCACTTTGTGTCGGTACACATCAACTGAAATCAACTCCGCTAAGGCAGACacaaatatatgcatttttttttgtttggccAATTCATTGTTAAATCTATGAAATGtgataaataaagacaaaggtCTGTGACAAGTTACCTGATCCTAAAGTGCCATCAAGAAAATTATTCAccgactattttgataatcgattaatcgtttatGTTCAATAAAGCCAACAATTAGCCCTAGATTGATTTATCATTTCATGACTACACTCTGCACAAATATCACTACTTTTCTAAAGCCCCTCTCACCTGAGATGCAAACAGCAGGTAAGCCTTTGGAGGAGAGGATGTCTGCCAGGTGCTGAGCCCTGAGGTGGAAATCAAGCACAACAGCATTAAACCAACAGTTTCTCAGAGATACATCAATTTTACTCTGATCTGGCATGTTCAGTGTCAGCTCAACATCATGTAAAGAGCACCTCTGAGGAAGAGGGTAAACACTGAATCATGCATTACCTTGTGTGCAGGTTGGAGAACACCAGCGCTTGATTGAAAGGTATTTTACTGAACAGCTCCAGCAAGTGCTGCACCTTCTCCTCAAACACCTTGTGAGGTAACGGATGGGATTGCACCAGCTTGTAATACTGCTTCAGGCCTGGCAGGAGGCACACAAGAGCaagacaatatactgtacagcaTAACGTTCATTGTGGGCCTTATGCTACTCTCTGCTTACTGTCAATCACTTGACACCCTCAggaaaaacataacattttctaTGATGAAAAAACACCTCAAAACATGTCACATTACAAACTTTATTATCCAATCAATGTTGTCTTAATTTGGAGAGGCTGTTAGCCAGGACAGCAGTTAATTGAAAGCAAGTTTAGAAACTGTATGGTTTAATAATATAAACTAAACAAAGCTAAAAGTTAAGTaagttttaaatacataatatgattttcattttctgtctaatataaaataattttgttgctttttaaccctttaactAAAATATTTTCCACTCGACCATGAAAAGAGGCTCACCTTTGAGGCCCATGTCCCTGGGATTGAGTCTAACAAAAGTGGGCTCTCTCATGTAGCGGGTCAGGTGCTGAGCGAGGGATTCTGGGTAGGTGGCAGAGAGCGCAAGCATCTGTTTGTTCacaggcagagaggagaagatCCAGCTGTAGAAGAGTGACAAGCAGGGAGAGAATGATGTGTGATTTTGTCAGATGATTTTATTGGTTTAATTAACCGGAGCAGTGCACATCAATAAACACTGCTGTAAATGCACCGAGGTActgtttttcatctgtagtcctTGAACAGATGTTACAAAGTTAATTGGAACATGCAAAGCAGAAGCACCAACATAAAAGGAGCATACAgaacataaaatacatcaattacttagtgttaattttgtcagctattttttatttagtctCAGTCATGTGTCGAATGCCCTTGTTagtttttaaatcatatttattcAGCCTCatcctgttgtgtttttagtcatttagttGACTAAAAGTCTGGGCATTTAGTCTTAtcttattaaaagaaaactaaatattCTATAGTTTTAgtcaaaactgaaaatgaaaactgtcgacattttagtctttttttagcCATCAgattaatttcatttcagtcaATCTAGTCTGGCCAAAACCAatgatgttttgttattttagtcaTTTCACATAACATTTTATCTTATcattatctgatgaaaaacacaggttgAATGATTAAGAATGCAGCTTTGCAGAAAGTGTTTGGTCTGATGGGATCAGTTTAAGGAATACATCCAGACATGGAGCATGTTGggatttacatatttattttgagcCCGATACTCTATTTAAAACTATCATAAAACTATGAGAGCTGCACAGACAATAAAAGGTTTTGAAACCAATCTTTTGGTTGCCCAAAGTACAAACTTACCTTTCTGTTCTGAAGAATGGAAATAAAAGTAGTTAGCctaataaaatcaaaaagatTACTGTACACACATCAACTGCAATCTGCTTGCATTAAAGAGGAGGTCAGGTgttaacaagaaaagaaaaaaaaaagtgccccACAGACTTAATAATGACACAAGGTTAACAAAATTGCTGTCTACCAAGCTAGTTCACATGGCATCAGTATTAAAGGTTAAACAAGGCAAGGTTTGctagaataacaacaacaacactatGATAAGGAAAGGTAATGTTATACACTGCTATTTTTATCACTACAGCTGTCTACACTCGCACTATATCCACGTAAACATGACCTgaagtctattttcctctgttttatgtgtgtaattacagtcattgtgtattgggctctgagcgcCTCCAACACatgggtgacctacactcaacactgcacctGAATGCCTccagtgtaaacacacagacggagcattcactgctgctgctctactAACATGCTGCTCAGGCTACGACTCCTGTGAGTCTATGAtattttgtctcctcttttttgtcaacaaaaataaagagagattttgataaagtttttattttttaaactatattttagTCTCTTTCTTTCATGAACAATATCGCATGTTGATATAGTCACAGTGTTTAATGATGTCGGGGCTGCCTCATCATCGTCTTGTCTTGGAAAATAAAGGTTGTTGACGAACATATTTAGTCATAGTTTTTGTCAACGAAATTAACATTGCATGAGCAAATGAGCACTACATTTAATGTGCGtatatttatgatatttcatttatataaatgtgttatgAGAGGCTTCAATCTAAGTCCTCTGGTTGAATAACAATCAGTTCTCGTTACACCGGCCAGCTGCCATATCATGTCACTCATTACGTAAAATTACAGATGTTTCTGTGCATCATACTTTATCTGTTCCTGGAAGCTTCCCTCCTCCAGCAGCTTGTCAGCTTCGTCCAGAACAAACAGTCTGATGCTGGCGGTGGACAACATGCCCAGCTCGATGAGCTGCTTGATACGACCTGCGTACATAACCAGAGGCAGAGTTACTTACAAAACTCAAGTAACAGCATGATGGTTACATAAACAGGTAATGCCGTCAGTGTTTGGCCTCTTACCAGGTGAGCCCACAGCTATATGGCACTTCTTCAGATGGGGCTTGTCCTGACCTACAGGCCTGCCCCCAATGAAGACATGACACTCCAGGCCCTCCATGGCACAGCCTATTGCCATCACGACTGAGTGGATCTGCACCGCTATCTCACGTGTCGGAGCCAGCACAAGAACCTGcaggaggataaaaaaaaaatttaaaaaaagagtccTTTGTGAAGAAAGTTAAGATGTCAACAACCACTTTCATTTGATTGGGAGCAGATTAAGGATAAACAGCTGTTGGGCAGTTTTCCAATCAGTAAGACCCTGCAGCTAATGAGATTACAGTGCACTAGAATGCAGCCAGACGTACCTCTGCTTTATCAATAATTGTCCTCTTTCATCTATACTTTTGACATTGAGCAGCTTAAACTCATCAGATTAAGACCCTCAAAACCAAAGTGATTACTACTCATGACCATCTGTTGCTGGTGAAAGTGAGCTGGGTGCTAAACTTCAAAATaacactttttgttttctgtattatATGTTAGAAGATGAACAATTATTAAATCACTGAGATTAAAAGCACGGGAAAGATACTTTACTCATCTGGAGTGACTCCACTCACCTGAGTTGCAGCATTCTCCAGGACCAGAGAGTCCAGAGCGATGGTGCAGAACACGCATGTCTTCCCCGTGCCAGACTTGGCCTGCACGATCAAAtctgagaaaacaacagaaggACAATGCAGCACTGCACAATTAGCCGGAATAATCATGATCACAATTTGGGCTTCCACAATTAAACTTGACTGGGTACAACACTGATGCTTCATATCTAGAGAGGCTAATCTAAAACGCCTCCTCTCCAGTTAAAACTGTCCAACTAATCACAGGTGTTTACTTCAAGTACACTGTGATTAACCGGCCTCTGCTTCGTGACTGCTGGCGAGAGCAGTTTCACTACACAGGCAACCTGCAAGAGGGATGTAACTATATCAACTTTGTAggaataaatcattttatctcTTTGCAAGTtgtggatgtattttttttttttcaaatttgtacATTTGAAGGCAGTTttctaaaagtaaaatattcaaGTGCAATGAATGATTTTGTTCCCAAAGActgatttaaaaacacagtgaatAACTGTGGTTATCATTTACAATGGTTACATCATTGTGTAGCTTGAATAGAAAGTTAAAGGGCCGATTCAtacaaattataaaaatattttctcaccCACATCTAGTGGTGTCTAAGCCATACAGATAGTTTTGGTGTAATGTTGCCAGGTTCTTCAAGTGTCAAATGTTTTCACTGGAACTAcataatccacagaacacaaTGTCAGAATAACCAGGATACAATTTCTGCAAAATTATGAtgctattgatttttttgaatGCAATTTTTCAAATTGACCTTTTAATATTAGTATAATATAATCAGTAGTTTAATAGTATTATCATTTCTATCCTTGTGGTTTTAACTATGAATCCATCCACTGTGATCTGCTCACAGACTCACAGGAAAAGATTCTGACATCTTTCCCTCAACActtctgtaatgtaacataacaATTTAGacttgggctgcaactaatgactgttttcattattgattaatctgcttctcaaaaaataatagtaaaaaatgcTACGCTATCTtcagcccaaggtgacgtcaaattgtttgttttgttcaaaccccgaaaatatttcatttactttCACATACAATGAAGAAATAGAACAAATGTTCACATCCGAGATGCTGTAATGGGAAAATGTTTGggatttttgcttgaaaaatggcTGAAACGATAAATCAGTTATAAACATAGGTGGAGATTTTTTCAAATCGACTGATCGTTTCAGCTCTTGTCTAAATATATCAGTGGTGAGAGTGACACAGctgtttaatttagttttgaCACAGCTGACTGTCAGTCATCCCATTAGCGACTTACAGTAAGTCTGTTTTAGTAGTAAGTTTTTAATGATGTAGTAGTGCGAATTAGATAATTAACATAACATGCAAGTCACAAACCTAAGCATCATTttctctgaaaaataaatagcCGGTAACCtttaaacagaacaaaacaaaacaaaaccaaaaaaaacaagcaagctGTTAAACAACATGTGCTGCAGTTCTGCAGGTATTTCCTTCATCCTCAAAGTCTCATCTCAGCATCTTGGTGTAAAAATATTCTGTCTGctgcatgataaaaaaaagattgttttacCCGTTTCTCAAGACAGAGATGGCAGTAAGAAAGTAAATGTGTCCCTTTGTACAGTGTGAATtaaaattaagtttattatCAGGTATATTTGTCTAAATTGATGTTACATtgtgtaattttatattttcatttattttatattcatagaAGATAACAACAACCTGTGTTTTTCTAAGATCActgcttatttattttctgtaaaaactGATGCTTACTTCTGTGACTTTAATATAATGCTAAAACATGAGATGCACGAACTTGAGACAACCTCAGTACCTTACACACTCACATGCCACTTCATTAcgaacagctctgccataaattctacttttacaaagcttatacagtattgaggtcgtagtgggtgatggtgtactggggtgcatgaggggggcaaaatattatgaacactttttaatataatgtacaccaccaccaccaccacccactacgacctcaataataaacataaattagaattatcacctttctgacaatgtcaacaaaaactgaaaatgtataaacttaataaaagcagaatttatggcagagctgttgtattggattagattgcacaggtgttcctcataaagtggccggtgagtgtgcATTTGGTGCTATGCAGTTGTAGTATGACTGCTTTTTTAACTATATTAGTATGAAATTGTGCCATTATTAACCCCAAACGTCAACTTGCTCACTTTAATCTGCACGATTCAGTCAGTGAACCTGTTTctgctgctacacacacacacacacacacacacacacacacagttttctgaACCCACCAAGTCCGCAGCGGCCCAGCGGGATCGCCTTGAGCTGGATCGGGGAGGGTTTCTGAAAGCCTGCGGAGGACAGTCCCTCCAACACGGGCTGAGACAGCAGCAGGGAGCTGAAGTCGATCCCCTCCGACAGAAGCACATCATCGGTCCGCTTTCGCGTCTCTATGTCGTGCGCTGCTTTCCTCACGGAGGCAGCCATGTTGACTAGACTGCTGATCACAGACAGCCGGTTAAAAACCTGCAGCAGACCTGTGAGTTTACCGCCCTCTAGTGACCTGGAGGGGAACTGACCTGTCTGtgtgacaataaataaaatcacatgGAGAGACTGAAGTTCAGCTTCTTCCAAAGAAAAAACTAGAGGTTGTGGTTTATATACTATTGGTTAACATGACttatattagtattattatattatatattattattacagtctGTATCCTCACTGAAGATTGATTGGTAGATTAAAGACCAAATAATTACTTATTTATAGTTACCATGTTTTGTTTGGCTGATATAAATTGGCCAATCCAAAAGAAATACTGCCCAGAATAAATGTTAAGCCTCACAGTGTATACAAAAATGTGTGATATTAATAAGCCATAATGCTCCTTCTATGCCTGTAACCAGCAGACCTGCATTTAACTCTAATCCTAAAACCCATATTGTGCTGCTGAATCCCTGCTTCATTACTCAGTGGTCGCTATAAACCCAGCAATCACAGAAAGTGCAGTCTTACAGGAATTATTGTCTTCACAATCCGGATCTACGGATTTGGTTTTCAAGAATTAAATGTTATGATCTAGAGCCCCTCTCCCCTTATTGGGCTTATTAAGAGGGTCTCCTTCTCCATCTACTCCTTAGAGCTGCATCAGGACAACAATCATGCAGCATCTGTAGAAAAGGACTTCTTTGATTGTTGATATTGTCGGATTAGCAAATTGATTTTTTGATTCAGCACCTGCCTATtctcacttttttgttttttattttgttgagttgttgtTTTGACCTGTGGATATTTTGCATTTTAGTTGATTTTGGTTTGAATTTGGGTTGTAGATGGACCGCTGACACTTTATTTCCATACTAAGAAGCAATCTGTGGCATCAGCAAACATTCCCACTGAGCAAAAATGGAGCACCTTGCCCTACATGGAaactcctcctcatcctcccagAGTTCAGTCAACGCAGAGCTCCTGTCTCGGACTGGCTACACAACACTGGCAGTTATCATGGGTGTGTTCTCTGTGGCCGGGATCATCCTCAATGTCCTGGTGATCGTGgtaacactgaaacacagacagctcAGGCAGCCACTCAGTTACGCTCTGGTTAACCTGGCCATATGTGACCTGggctgtgctgtgtttggaggTCTGCCCACCACAGTGACCAGTGCCATGGGATACTTCAGCCTAGGACGTGTGGGCTGCGTGTTAGAGGGCTTCGCTGTAGCCTTTTTTGGTGAGTCCATTCTGGGCCAAAGGAGGAGTTTGCATGTCAGAGTTTCAGAGCTCAGCatgatttcattttcactgtggTGGAGGAAGCACTCAGATCCTTTGCAGTCAGGAGCCCacatgaacattgaaacatgtttttcttgctgtagtcattcctcctgctcatactggccattagaagatcccttcataatgcactttcagtgtaagtgatgtggAACAAATTTCACAGCCCTCCTTCTgggcaaaaatacatttttgctcaaaggaaggcctgtggattttgtcccccatcacttacattgtaagctcATTTGGAGAggatgattacagtgagcaaaacctgtttctgTGTTCATATGGCCACTGATCATTGGACTTACTTGAAAAACTATGAACCTTTACTTTgagtaaaagtagcaaaatAGCAATGTAACATACTctataagttaaaaaaaatcctactacatATGTATTATCGGCACAATGTACcctaaaaacaatcaaaagtaaaagtacttattcTCCAAAAAATGACccttctgactgatatattattatatataacattatTATATCGATAATACTAGTGTATCATTGCACATGTAGCATTTTGTAGCCGGTCGAGGTGGAGCTAGTTGACTACTTACTACTTTCTATACAGTTTAGTCCAGTTGTTCCCGACCtggacttttctctaatctttgctgttttgtgaaatattggttGATATTTGGTGCTTAAATGATATCCGGAAAAGTTATTTTATCTGAGATGTTCAGAGGGGAAATCACTTTTTGGGGGAACTGCtaacaactcacagacatgACATGGCTTTTTTGTGAGGCCTCAcgagccaaaaaggttgggaacaaCTGATTTTATTCTTaatactgtattgtattttataaacttatcaaatgtgttttatgtcataatctgaaaagaaacaaataagcAGGTAtggtcagataaatgtagtggagtaaaaagtacaacatttccctctgaaatgtagtgaagtagcAACATAGCAAcatatttttccacaaaaaatatttaaattcttGACTTATTCCTTCTTTTCTGCCAGGAATAGCAAGTCTGTGTACAATAGGAGTCATTTCTGTTGAACGCTACATAGTGGTGTGTTATCCCATGGGTGCTGTCCTGTTCCAGACCAGGTAGGGATCATCCAGATTTCACTTAGCGGCATCACACAAAAGTACAAAACTTCACCAGTATGTGACACACCACCTCTGTTCTCCTCCAGGCATGCAGTTGCTGGTGTGGTGCTGTCCTGGGTGTGGTCATTTGTGTGGAACACTCCGCCTCTGTTTGGTTGGGGCAGTTATGAGCTGGAAGGGATCAAGACCTCCTGCGCTCCAAACTGGTACAGCAGGGATGTTGGAAACATGTCCTACATAATCATATACTTTTTCCTTTGCTTTGTCGTGCCCTTTTCCATCATCATGGTGTCCTACTCGCGACTCTTGTGGACCCTCCGTCAGGTGAGAGCTGGAGaacacagatttttattgttgattttacTGATATCTTAAAACTTTTGCTTGCATTTTGATGTACTAGGTGACCAAGCTGCAGGTGTCTGAGG is a genomic window of Thunnus maccoyii chromosome 4, fThuMac1.1, whole genome shotgun sequence containing:
- the parapinopsina gene encoding parapinopsin a, giving the protein MEHLALHGNSSSSSQSSVNAELLSRTGYTTLAVIMGVFSVAGIILNVLVIVVTLKHRQLRQPLSYALVNLAICDLGCAVFGGLPTTVTSAMGYFSLGRVGCVLEGFAVAFFGIASLCTIGVISVERYIVVCYPMGAVLFQTRHAVAGVVLSWVWSFVWNTPPLFGWGSYELEGIKTSCAPNWYSRDVGNMSYIIIYFFLCFVVPFSIIMVSYSRLLWTLRQVTKLQVSEAGSTNRVEVQVARMVVVMVLAFLVTWLPYAAMALAVIIDSSLHIDPLIATIPVYFAKSSTVYNPIVYIFMNRQFRDYAIPTVLCGWNPWASDPQISEGETTVASVSKSQKVSP